TGAAGTAGGGCATAACTTCTTCCCCATGATCGTGAACTCCGATGAGCGGCAGTGGACCTGGATGGATGAAGGGCTGAACACCTTCTGCCAGTTCCTTGCCGAGCAGGAATGGGATAATAACTATCCCTCCCGCCGCGGCCCCGCTCACCTGATCGCCGATTATATGCGTATGCCGAAAGATCAGCTGGAGCCTGTGATGACCAACTCCGAGAACATCGTGCAATTCGGTCCGAATGCATATGCAAAACCCGCCACCGCATTGAACATCCTCCGGGAGACGATCATGGGACGGGAACTGTTTGATTATGCCTTCAAAGAATATTCCCGCCGCTGGGCCTTCAAACATCCCACGCCATCAGACCTCTTCCGCACACTGGAAGATGCGTCCGCCGTGGATCTGGACTGGTTCTGGAGAGGATGGTTCTTTGGTATTGAACCGGTGGATATTGCGCTGGACAGCGTGAAATGGTATCGCATGGATTCAAAGAATCCCGCGGTGGAGAACCCTGCGGAACAAAGCGTTGCCGAACGCAACAGCAAACACATCGCGCAGGAACGGAACAAAGCCGCAGGCATGAAATTCGCCATAGAGCAGGATACCAGCCTGCAGGACTTTTATAACAAATGGGACCGCTACGCCGTTACCCCGGACCAGACCGAAGCCTACAACAACATGCAGGCATCGCTCAGCCCCGAGGAAAAACGGTTGTACGAAAGCAAAAAGAACTTTTACCAGCTGAGCTTTTCCAATGTAGGCGGCAACGTTATGCCCCTGATCATTGAGTGGACGTTCGCGGATGGTACAAAAGAGGTAGACCGTATTTCCGCCTATATCTGGCGGCATAATGAAAATCATGTCACCAAGGTATTCGCGAAAGATAAACAGGTAGTATCCATTCGCCTCGACCCTTACCGGGAAACGGCGGATATAGATGAATTGAATAATTACTGGCCCCGGCAGGCCGTACCATCCCGCTTTGAGCTGTTCAGGATGCAGGCCCCGGTGCGGGGGACCTCCAACGGAGGGAACCCGATGCAGCGGGCGCGGCAGTAAGGGATGCAGCATATCATAGAACGGTCAGTGCTTCTATCTGCACTGACCGTTTTCATTTTACCTTTATCGTAGTTGTATCTGCTTAAATGCTACTTTTTCCCCCTCTTGAAGCCCTTATTTCCGCTTAGAAGCTGCCTTTTTATACATCTTAAGGGCTTTTAACCACTTCGGAAGTACTTTTAGCCACTTTGGAGGTATCTTTTTGTGCCTCGGAAGTACTTTTAACTACTTCGAGAGTACCTTTTTGTGTTTTGGAAGTACTTTTGGTCTTGTCCTGATATAGGTTAGCCACTTCGGAGGTACCTTTAGCCCAGGTTTTTTAAATTATTTTTGATATGCTTTCTGCAAAAGATAAAAAAAAGCTGAAGGAATTTGGAAGTCATGTGAAAGCAATAAGGCAATCCAAAGAGGCTAAATTACTGGAGCTGCATGTAACCGGTGAACTGGATAGCAGCGTCATCAGCAAAATCGAACGAGGGGAGAAAAACATCACCCTCACAACTCTTTTAAAACTCGCACATGTGCTGGATGTACCACCGAAGAAATTGCTGGATATAGAAGGATTTTAATCAGCCTCCCGCATAAAAAAAACAGCCGGCTATAACCGGCTGTCCAAAAAAATTAAAAACACAATCCTCTACCTTCTCTTCCTGTAAATCAACAGCACCGTTGCAAAGATCAAAAGACACCCCGGTATCACCCCGAAGAAAAATACCCGCATCATAAGAATGCCCTTGTCATCACTATCGATCACATCTTTTGATTTGATAGCGCCGGTATTTACCGGGAACGCTCCATATGTAAACCAGCGGAACATTTCCGTGATCATCGGCTGGTTCCATATATACGGTTTGCGGCGCCCCAGTTCACCGGTGCTCATAAAATCCGCATCACCGGCAACAATGATCCGTTGCGTTTTGCCCTGCACTTTTCTTTCGGCGGCAATAGCCAATGCCTGGCCATTCTTCGACACCAGCAGGGGAATAGTATGGAAACCCTGTTGCTGCCCGTATTGAAGGCTTACGGCGCCTACCATGGATACCACGGCACTATCCGCTTTGTACGCAGCGAGCCTGGGCGCTATGCTCCCGGCGCTGTCCGTGAAACGGGACAGGATAAAGTCCGGCGCATAATCCCGGCTTTCTTCCAGCACCGGCATTTCTCCCGCCTGCACATCCAGTTGCTGCAATACAGGCCGCAGTATCTCCTGCGATCCCGGCTCCGTGATCACAAAGAGGTTCCTGCCGCTGGCAATATATTCATCCAGCCTGGCCTGCGCCACAGGCGGAATAGCTGTTTTGGGATCTGCGATCACCAGCACGGAAGTAGCGGCCGGAATATCGGCATTGGCGAGATTCACCGTATCTACATTGAATCCCTGGTTGATCAGCGCGCCCCGGAAGGTCAGCTCATTC
This genomic stretch from Chitinophaga sp. XS-30 harbors:
- a CDS encoding helix-turn-helix domain-containing protein produces the protein MLSAKDKKKLKEFGSHVKAIRQSKEAKLLELHVTGELDSSVISKIERGEKNITLTTLLKLAHVLDVPPKKLLDIEGF